The Rhodocytophaga rosea genome has a segment encoding these proteins:
- a CDS encoding patatin-like phospholipase family protein has product MQQLLLLRNKVWYSFPTQLLILHSKKNLWLLCFWIVLFGIVLQQAGTIFGIPYLFLDPEYNHQVGFTGLFILGVSLGGFIMAYHITCYILDAHRFGFLGNETSPFTKFCVNNSVLPFAFVVTYLICFVRFQLANEFVRAGEILWEAFGLLLGTALTMSLLFYYFISTNKDIFKVLAGTVNNQLRGKRRISRTNVMKKVDQVRRNRIRVEYFFTSRLKFVKADNDLMDLPAALKVLKQNHLNAFIIQCFVFVLVILLSIFRDKPGFQIPAGASILLLFTMAVLFAGAIAYWSGKWSVTVFISLLLILNLLIKYNVLQTEYEAYGLSYTGTKADYSLKTVRNLSNPHNLKTDIDSTLSILRRWRNKFPQETKPKMVFICTSGGGQRAAVWTMRSLQVADSLVNGALLKHTMLITGASGGLLGASYFRELYLQQQNNPAINRYSEQYLNNISKDNLNSIAFSLVVSDLLFKFETFTYGGHRYYKDRGYAFEQQLNKNTEGVLNKSILAYREPERLAKIPMLFMAPTVVNDGRKLYISPQHISYMNTPVLTQTNRSIKGIEFLRFYETQEAGNLRFLSALRMNATFPYITPNVALPSEPVMEVMDAGLSDNFGVSDAVRFLYIFREWINQNTSGVIFLTIRDTPKEHGIEKNTVKSLYDKIFTPIGSLYHNWNHLQDINNDNSLDFARGWFKGKISRVELKYDVFFSPQYAASTLPSDTASRRKFERASLSWHLTDREKASLSATIFKPSNQQAIAQLGYLLNQQSELLNPKLAKRTSLQKVIE; this is encoded by the coding sequence ATGCAACAACTATTGCTTCTGCGGAACAAAGTCTGGTATTCATTTCCTACCCAACTGCTCATTCTGCATAGCAAAAAAAACCTGTGGCTGCTGTGTTTCTGGATTGTTCTCTTTGGGATTGTATTGCAACAGGCCGGTACAATTTTCGGTATTCCTTACTTGTTTTTAGATCCGGAATACAATCATCAGGTAGGCTTTACAGGTTTGTTCATTCTGGGCGTTTCGCTTGGCGGTTTTATAATGGCCTATCATATTACCTGCTATATTCTGGATGCTCACCGGTTCGGATTTTTAGGTAACGAAACCAGCCCTTTTACCAAATTCTGCGTCAATAACAGTGTATTGCCATTCGCTTTTGTAGTAACATATCTGATTTGTTTCGTTAGGTTTCAATTGGCCAACGAGTTTGTAAGGGCAGGAGAGATTTTGTGGGAGGCTTTCGGCTTGCTACTTGGTACAGCCTTAACTATGTCGCTGTTATTCTATTATTTTATCAGCACCAATAAAGATATTTTTAAAGTACTGGCCGGCACCGTTAATAACCAGTTGCGGGGAAAACGCCGGATCAGCCGCACCAATGTGATGAAAAAGGTTGACCAGGTGCGCCGCAACCGTATCCGGGTGGAATATTTTTTTACTTCCAGATTGAAGTTTGTGAAAGCGGATAACGACCTGATGGATCTGCCTGCTGCGCTGAAAGTATTGAAACAGAATCACTTGAATGCATTTATTATTCAATGCTTTGTATTTGTGCTGGTCATATTGCTGAGTATTTTCCGGGATAAACCAGGCTTTCAGATTCCGGCTGGTGCCAGCATTCTGCTGCTATTTACCATGGCGGTACTTTTTGCCGGAGCTATTGCCTACTGGTCTGGAAAATGGTCGGTAACGGTTTTTATAAGCTTGCTGCTCATTCTGAACCTGCTCATAAAATACAATGTATTACAAACCGAATATGAAGCCTATGGATTGAGTTATACTGGCACTAAGGCCGATTATTCTTTGAAAACCGTAAGGAATCTGAGTAATCCACATAACCTGAAAACAGATATAGATTCTACACTGTCTATCCTGAGACGCTGGAGGAACAAATTCCCGCAGGAAACCAAACCTAAAATGGTATTTATATGCACCAGTGGAGGAGGTCAACGGGCTGCCGTCTGGACGATGCGTTCATTACAGGTGGCTGATAGTCTGGTGAATGGTGCATTGTTAAAGCATACCATGTTGATAACCGGTGCTTCCGGAGGTTTGCTGGGGGCAAGTTATTTCAGGGAATTGTATTTACAGCAACAAAATAATCCGGCTATTAACCGGTATAGCGAACAGTATTTAAATAATATTTCTAAAGACAACCTCAATTCCATTGCTTTTAGCCTGGTAGTAAGCGACCTGTTGTTCAAGTTCGAAACCTTTACCTACGGCGGACACCGCTATTACAAAGACAGGGGATATGCTTTCGAACAACAGTTGAATAAAAACACGGAAGGAGTACTGAATAAATCCATACTGGCCTACCGGGAACCAGAAAGGCTGGCGAAAATTCCGATGTTATTTATGGCGCCTACCGTGGTAAACGATGGACGTAAATTATACATTTCGCCGCAGCATATTTCCTACATGAATACGCCGGTGCTTACGCAGACAAACCGTTCGATCAAGGGTATTGAATTTTTACGTTTTTATGAAACCCAGGAGGCAGGAAATCTGCGTTTTTTGAGCGCCCTGCGGATGAATGCTACTTTCCCATATATTACGCCCAATGTAGCCTTGCCAAGCGAACCGGTAATGGAGGTAATGGATGCTGGTTTGTCGGATAACTTTGGCGTGTCGGATGCCGTTCGGTTCCTGTACATTTTCAGGGAATGGATCAATCAGAATACTTCCGGGGTGATTTTCCTCACCATCCGGGATACGCCCAAAGAACATGGCATTGAAAAAAATACGGTTAAATCCCTATATGATAAAATATTCACGCCTATTGGCAGTTTGTATCACAACTGGAATCATTTGCAGGATATCAACAACGACAATAGCCTTGATTTTGCCAGAGGATGGTTTAAAGGTAAGATCAGCCGGGTTGAGTTAAAGTATGATGTGTTTTTTTCGCCTCAATATGCAGCAAGTACTTTACCTTCGGATACTGCCAGCCGGCGGAAATTTGAGAGAGCCTCGCTAAGCTGGCACCTTACCGACCGTGAAAAAGCGAGTTTATCGGCTACTATTTTTAAGCCAAGCAACCAGCAAGCCATCGCTCAACTCGGATATCTGCTCAATCAGCAAAGCGAATTATTGAATCCTAAATTAGCCAAACGTACTTCTTTACAGAAAGTGATTGAGTAG